One Coccinella septempunctata chromosome 1, icCocSept1.1, whole genome shotgun sequence DNA window includes the following coding sequences:
- the LOC123320704 gene encoding trypsin-1-like — MFSLVIPLIAISVFSEAAARHRHVVPDDRIVGGRPADITEFPYEVSIQYLDEHNCGGSILTPNFVLTAAHCFDGVFANQTFVRAGSSLILEGGTLLEVEEILIHPNFSFIFFDGYDVSLLRLKKNLTYSDKIQPVKLPEITPSTRGSSVLDGSIATLAGWGALKDISFDMSKQLMTVNLPIVSHADCVKDLPDDGINMREICAGTVKGGKDACLGDSGGPLTIQGVQVGVVSWGRGCAEPNKPGIYASMYATELRDFIRQHTGV, encoded by the exons ATGTTTAGTTTAGTTATTCCTCTGATAGCCATCAGCGTCTTCAGTG AAGCTGCTGCAAGGCACAGACATGTTGTACCAGATGACAGAATAGTTGGTGGAAGGCCAGCAGACATTACAGAGTTCCCTTACGAAGTTTCTATTCAGTATTTAGATGAACACAACTGTGGAGGGAGCATTCTTACTCCAAACTTTGTTTTGACGGCTGCTCATTGTTTCGATGG agtCTTCGCAAACCAGACCTTTGTGAGGGCAGGATCTTCGCTCATCCTGGAAGGTGGGACTCTGTTAGAAGTCGAAGAAATCCTTATCCATCCAAACTTCTCCTTCATTTTCTTCGACGGCTACGATGTATCGCTTCTCAGGCTCAAGAAGAATCTGACTTATAGCGACAAGATACAGCCAGTTAAACTTCCAGAGATAACCCCAAGCACTCGCGGAAGCTCCGTTCTGGATGGGTCCATCGCGACCTTGGCCGGATGGGGCGCACTCAAGGACATATCTTTCGACATGTCGAAACAGCTCATGACAGTTAACCTGCCTATTGTATCACACGCAGACTGTGTGAAAGATCTACCCGACGACGGAATAAACATGAGAGAAATCTGCGCTGGAACGGTGAAGGGTGGCAAAGATGCGTGTTTAGGAGACAGCGGTGGTCCACTgacaatacagggtgttcaagtCGGTGTAGTATCGTGGGGAAGAGGCTGTGCAGAACCTAATAAACCTGGCATTTACGCGTCTATGTATGCGACAGAACTGAGGGATTTCATCAGGCAGCACACTGGCGTGTGA
- the LOC123314293 gene encoding phosphate carrier protein, mitochondrial-like gives MYIELLGKVLSCENKQDPKKLNCVQRKILVPGRLIAFASTNEGYCCEIGSLRYYLLCGIGGILSCGITHTLMTPIDLVKCRIQVDPKKYPSLFKGFKVTLAEAGPKALTRGWAPTFIGYSLQGFGKFGFYEVFKILYSDLIGEENTYVYRTWLYLFASASAEVFADIGLAPMEAAKVKIQTTPGYTDRLREALPKIMREEGLTGFYKGLVPLWMRQIPYTMMKFACFERTVELLYHHVVPKPRSECSKGEQLIVTFAAGYIAGIFCAIVSHPADSVISKLNQSKGSSTLEVAKAMGFADMWKGIGPRIVMIGTLTALQWFIYDAFKVAYRLPRPPPPRMPDSLRRKLEGDK, from the exons ATGTATATCGAATTGTTGGGAAAAGTGCTATCGTGTGAAAACAAGCAGGATCCAAAAAAACTCAACTGCGTGCAGCGTAAGATTCTAGTACCAGGACGTTTAATAGCGTTTGCTTCCACTAATGAAGGCTATTGTTGTGAAATCGGTTCTTTACGCTACTACCTATTATGTGGTATAGGAG GTATCCTTTCTTGCGGTATTACACATACTCTGATGACACCCATAGATTTAGTGAAATGTCGAATACAAGTTGATCCAAAGAAATACCCTAGTCTATTCAAAGGATTCAAAGTAACACTTGCTGAAGCCGGCCCAAAGGCTCTGACAAGGGGATGGGCTCCAACATTTATAGGCTATTCTTTACAAGGATTTGGGAAATTTGGATTTTACGAGGTCTTCAAG ATACTGTACAGTGATTTAATTGGAGAAGAAAACACTTATGTGTATAGGACCTGGCTATATCTATTCGCTAGCGCCTCCGCTGAAGTTTTTGCCGACATAGGCTTGGCGCCAATGGAAGCTGCAAAGGTTAAAATCCAGACAACGCCAGGTTACACTGATCGTCTTAGAGAAGCACTTCCAAAGATAATGAGAGAAGAAGGACTAACTGGATTCTACAAAG GCTTGGTGCCTTTGTGGATGCGTCAGATACCTTACACGATGATGAAATTCGCCTGTTTCGAGAGAACCGTAGAGCTCCTCTACCACCACGTAGTTCCCAAACCACGGTCTGAGTGCTCGAAGGGTGAACAGCTCATCGTGACCTTCGCTGCCGGCTACATAGCAGGAATATTCTGCGCGATCGTGAGCCATCCGGCGGACAGCGTTATATCCAAGCTGAACCAATCGAAGGGTAGTTCAACTTTAGAAGTGGCCAAGGCCATGGGCTTTGCCGACATGTGGAAAGGGATCGGTCCAAGAATAGTTATGATAGGTACCCTGACCGCACTGCAATGGTTCATTTACGATGCGTTCAAA GTTGCTTATCGTCTGCCTCGACCACCACCTCCACGTATGCCAGATTCTCTCAGAAGAAAATTAGAAGGAGATAAATGA